Proteins encoded by one window of Moorella humiferrea:
- a CDS encoding xanthine dehydrogenase family protein molybdopterin-binding subunit — translation MGKVIGQRIPLYDSYRHTTGQTKYVDDIYLPGMLYVKTAKIPVPHARILNIDTSAAERVAGVAGVITYKDVPNNYWGPFVQDQPVLPDKFVRYLGQPVVAVAAVDEDTAYEAVDKVKIDYEELTPVFDPEEAMQPGAPEVHEGGNIAKFGGYDAMMVRLGDVEKGFAESDYIIEHKFRTSMNEHASLEPHCSVAEADANGHITIYTASQTTSWHQFLICGVLGVPINTVRIVSSPTGGGFGGKSNPSTEFVCALLARKTGKPVKWRWTREEEFLISTVRSADIMWMKTGFKKDGTLVARKIRYIQDTGAYNDFGTYGMMKLTSQINGPYRIPNVWFDGYVVYTNKQVTGPMRGYSITQSVSANETQMEIIAEITGLDPIEVRMKNLLKDGDILPTQQVLEAVGVRETLEAVIKASGWYNK, via the coding sequence ATGGGAAAAGTAATCGGCCAGAGGATTCCGTTATATGATAGCTATCGTCATACGACGGGGCAGACTAAATATGTGGATGATATTTATCTACCTGGTATGCTCTATGTAAAAACAGCTAAAATACCAGTGCCCCATGCCCGCATTCTGAATATCGATACCAGCGCCGCAGAAAGAGTAGCAGGAGTGGCAGGAGTTATAACTTATAAAGATGTGCCCAATAATTACTGGGGACCTTTTGTTCAGGACCAACCAGTTTTACCCGATAAGTTTGTAAGGTATTTAGGTCAGCCAGTAGTTGCTGTTGCCGCAGTGGATGAAGATACCGCCTACGAAGCCGTAGATAAGGTTAAAATCGATTACGAAGAATTAACTCCTGTATTTGACCCTGAAGAAGCAATGCAGCCAGGAGCTCCTGAAGTTCACGAGGGTGGCAATATTGCCAAATTTGGCGGTTATGATGCCATGATGGTTCGCCTAGGTGATGTCGAAAAAGGTTTTGCGGAATCAGATTATATTATTGAGCATAAATTCCGTACTTCTATGAATGAACATGCTTCATTGGAACCCCATTGCAGCGTCGCAGAAGCAGATGCCAATGGCCATATTACTATTTATACTGCTTCTCAAACTACTTCCTGGCATCAGTTTTTAATCTGCGGTGTACTTGGTGTACCTATTAACACTGTGCGGATAGTCTCCAGTCCTACTGGTGGCGGTTTTGGCGGCAAGTCTAACCCGTCGACAGAATTTGTTTGTGCCCTCTTGGCTAGGAAGACCGGTAAACCTGTAAAATGGCGCTGGACTAGAGAAGAAGAGTTTTTAATTTCAACAGTACGCAGTGCTGATATCATGTGGATGAAGACCGGTTTTAAGAAGGATGGGACGTTGGTAGCCCGTAAAATTCGTTATATCCAGGATACTGGTGCTTACAATGATTTTGGCACCTACGGGATGATGAAATTAACTTCTCAAATTAATGGTCCTTACCGAATTCCTAATGTATGGTTTGATGGATATGTTGTTTACACCAATAAACAGGTGACTGGTCCTATGCGGGGTTACAGTATTACCCAATCTGTTTCGGCAAACGAAACACAAATGGAAATTATTGCCGAAATAACTGGTCTGGATCCGATTGAAGTACGGATGAAAAATCTATTAAAGGACGGTGATATACTCCCGACCCAGCAAGTACTTGAAGCAGTAGGTGTCAGGGAAACCTTGGAAGCTGTTATCAAGGCTTCCGGCTGGTATAATAAATAA
- a CDS encoding (2Fe-2S)-binding protein yields MEVKFVLNGKEVKVDVKPTAILTDVLREKLGVTSVKKGCETGDCGACAVLLDGELVNSCIVLAPTVAGKSVTTVEGLIINGEMDIIQKRLAEYHGTQCGYCTPGMVIAIKALLNKNPKPSEAEIRRAIAGNLCRCTGYQKIVEAVQSITA; encoded by the coding sequence ATGGAAGTCAAGTTTGTTTTAAATGGAAAGGAAGTAAAAGTAGACGTCAAACCTACTGCTATTTTAACTGACGTTTTGCGTGAGAAACTGGGTGTAACCAGTGTTAAGAAGGGCTGTGAAACAGGCGATTGTGGTGCATGTGCTGTTTTACTTGATGGGGAACTAGTGAACTCGTGTATTGTTTTGGCTCCAACGGTAGCGGGTAAGAGCGTGACGACAGTTGAAGGTTTAATTATCAATGGAGAAATGGATATTATTCAGAAACGCCTGGCTGAATATCACGGTACCCAGTGCGGTTATTGTACTCCCGGTATGGTAATAGCTATTAAAGCCTTATTAAATAAAAATCCCAAGCCATCAGAAGCAGAGATCAGGCGGGCTATCGCAGGTAACCTTTGCCGCTGCACGGGTTACCAGAAGATAGTAGAGGCAGTCCAGAGTATTACAGCGTGA
- a CDS encoding FAD binding domain-containing protein: MSVQYYSPGSFTEALQVLERNSNYTLLAGGTDVVPRLNLRQVKGLQGLIYLGNIVEMKKIVEHNEHIFIGALVTHACIAASELIKQKAYNVWYASYHMGTPAIRNVGTIGGNLVNASPAGDSCVALLAAGALASIKSLHENRLVPIKEFFVDKGKTVLKPGEILYGVYLPKAATGIKKGCSYQRIGTLKGSSTAIINIAVEIEQDTDGMCRACRIGAGAVASTPVRLYSLEEIFVDKRINWNLIEQAANEVDAHINPIDDTYATAWYRRKVIKVLLKRALAEASGLASEEKEV, from the coding sequence ATGAGCGTTCAGTATTATTCACCCGGCAGTTTTACCGAGGCTTTACAAGTCCTGGAACGTAATAGCAATTATACACTACTGGCCGGGGGAACGGATGTCGTTCCGCGGCTGAATTTAAGGCAAGTAAAGGGTTTACAGGGTTTAATCTATCTCGGCAATATAGTGGAAATGAAAAAGATAGTTGAGCATAATGAGCATATTTTCATTGGCGCCTTGGTAACCCATGCCTGCATAGCCGCCTCGGAACTTATAAAACAAAAGGCTTATAATGTCTGGTACGCCAGCTACCATATGGGTACGCCAGCCATCCGTAACGTAGGTACTATCGGCGGCAACCTTGTCAATGCATCCCCTGCCGGCGATAGTTGTGTGGCTTTACTGGCAGCCGGTGCCCTGGCCAGTATAAAATCATTGCATGAAAACAGGCTGGTGCCTATTAAAGAGTTTTTTGTTGATAAAGGAAAGACGGTATTAAAACCGGGCGAAATTCTTTATGGTGTTTATTTACCCAAGGCGGCAACTGGTATAAAGAAAGGTTGTTCTTACCAGAGGATTGGAACCCTGAAAGGTAGTTCAACGGCTATTATAAACATCGCCGTGGAAATAGAACAGGATACCGATGGTATGTGCAGGGCCTGTCGGATTGGCGCCGGTGCTGTGGCAAGCACCCCTGTTCGTTTATACAGCTTGGAAGAAATTTTTGTAGATAAAAGAATAAATTGGAATTTAATCGAACAAGCGGCCAATGAGGTAGATGCGCATATCAATCCTATTGATGATACTTACGCGACAGCATGGTACCGTCGTAAAGTAATTAAGGTGCTGCTTAAAAGGGCTCTGGCCGAGGCGAGCGGCCTTGCAAGTGAGGAAAAGGAGGTTTAA
- a CDS encoding 4Fe-4S binding protein, with the protein MKVVNLLAAVDAEKCRGCKTCEKVCPVLAIKVENRKAVVDAERCRGCAACEQRCPDYAITMVKREQPIVVKVDVDAVDYGQIEELCRRARLNPEQIICYCTATRAEEVAAAILQGARSPEEVSFLTGARTGCKVECIQPILRLLEAAGIKPEPPKDGWQWYGRTVTVWEIPEEVKRKYATRGFYFDEDIKLLDRVVSAPVQGRREPDASSH; encoded by the coding sequence TTGAAGGTAGTCAATTTGCTGGCGGCAGTCGATGCCGAAAAGTGCCGGGGCTGTAAAACCTGCGAAAAGGTCTGCCCGGTGCTGGCCATCAAAGTGGAAAACAGGAAAGCTGTCGTCGATGCAGAACGCTGCCGCGGCTGCGCCGCCTGCGAACAGCGCTGCCCGGATTATGCCATTACCATGGTGAAACGAGAGCAGCCGATAGTCGTCAAAGTTGACGTCGACGCCGTCGATTACGGGCAAATTGAAGAACTCTGCCGTCGCGCCCGGTTGAACCCGGAGCAGATCATCTGCTACTGCACCGCCACCCGGGCGGAAGAAGTTGCCGCCGCCATTTTGCAGGGGGCGAGGTCCCCGGAAGAGGTTTCTTTCCTCACGGGAGCCCGTACCGGCTGCAAGGTGGAGTGCATCCAGCCCATCCTGCGCCTCCTGGAAGCGGCCGGCATTAAGCCGGAACCGCCGAAAGACGGCTGGCAGTGGTATGGCCGCACAGTGACTGTATGGGAGATACCTGAGGAAGTCAAGCGCAAGTATGCCACCCGCGGTTTTTACTTCGACGAGGACATCAAGCTTTTAGATCGGGTAGTGTCGGCACCGGTACAGGGAAGGAGGGAACCCGATGCGTCCTCCCATTAA
- the dmpG gene encoding 4-hydroxy-2-oxovalerate aldolase gives MNSTPFIHIVDTTLRDGSHAVSHQFTAEQVAAIAGGLDAAGVEYIEVSHGDGLAGSSYNYGWAKLSDEEMLKAAAGAIKKGKLTVLLLPGIGTVEDLKMAADCGAKVVRVATHVTEADIGEQHIGIAKKMGMEAVGFLMMCHMAPPEKVVEQAKLFEAYGADYINIADSAGAMLPEDVKARVGAVVEAVKVPVGFHAHNNLTMATANALAAVEAGATFLDGACRGLGAGAGNAQTEALVGVLDKLGYQTGVDFYKIMDVAEDIVEPVMHRPQVVRNAPLMLGYAGVYSSFLLHTYRAAEKFNLDPRDILVELGRRRMVGGQEDMIVDVAYQLAQKRGGA, from the coding sequence ATGAACAGCACTCCATTTATTCACATCGTCGATACAACTTTACGCGACGGCAGCCATGCCGTCAGCCACCAGTTCACGGCTGAACAGGTCGCCGCCATTGCCGGGGGGCTGGATGCCGCTGGGGTGGAATATATTGAGGTTTCCCACGGCGACGGCCTGGCCGGTTCGTCCTACAACTACGGCTGGGCCAAACTCAGCGACGAAGAAATGCTTAAAGCCGCGGCCGGGGCCATCAAGAAGGGCAAATTAACCGTCCTGCTTCTCCCCGGCATCGGCACCGTTGAAGATTTAAAAATGGCGGCCGACTGCGGCGCCAAAGTCGTACGGGTGGCCACCCACGTTACCGAGGCCGACATCGGGGAGCAGCATATAGGCATTGCCAAAAAAATGGGCATGGAAGCCGTAGGTTTCCTGATGATGTGCCACATGGCGCCGCCGGAAAAGGTGGTGGAGCAGGCCAAACTCTTTGAAGCATACGGGGCCGATTATATTAATATCGCCGACTCGGCTGGGGCCATGCTGCCGGAAGACGTCAAAGCCCGGGTAGGGGCTGTAGTTGAAGCCGTAAAAGTCCCTGTCGGTTTCCATGCCCACAACAACCTGACCATGGCCACAGCCAACGCCCTGGCCGCTGTGGAAGCGGGGGCCACCTTCCTGGACGGCGCCTGCCGGGGCCTGGGGGCCGGGGCCGGCAACGCCCAGACCGAGGCTTTAGTCGGCGTGCTGGATAAGCTGGGCTACCAGACGGGTGTCGATTTCTACAAAATTATGGATGTGGCCGAGGATATCGTCGAGCCCGTCATGCACCGGCCCCAGGTGGTGCGCAACGCGCCGCTTATGCTGGGCTATGCCGGAGTCTACTCCAGCTTTCTCCTGCATACCTACCGGGCGGCCGAGAAATTCAACCTCGACCCCCGGGACATTTTAGTTGAACTGGGAAGGAGGCGGATGGTCGGGGGACAGGAGGATATGATTGTCGACGTAGCTTACCAGCTTGCACAGAAGAGGGGAGGGGCTTGA
- a CDS encoding acetaldehyde dehydrogenase (acetylating) — MEKVKVAVIGPGNIGSDLMYKILRSRHLEMALMTGIVESEGIKRARDLGIKTSIEGVNAVLAEKDIKIVFDATGAKPHLQHAPLLKEAGKIAIDLTPAAVGPYVVPCVNLDQVKAEPNLNMVTCGGQATVPIVYAINRAAGAKYAEIVACIASKSAGPGTRQNIDEFTQTTAKALEVVGGAKKGKAIIILNPAEPPIMMTNTVYVEVEKPDEKAIQASVEAMVKEIQGYVPGYRLRVPPLLDGNKVTVIVEVEGAGDFLPKYSGNLDIITSAAVAVAEKLAQKILAGEVAA, encoded by the coding sequence GTGGAAAAAGTAAAAGTAGCCGTCATCGGTCCTGGAAATATCGGCTCAGATTTGATGTACAAGATCTTGCGCAGCCGGCATTTAGAGATGGCCCTCATGACTGGCATAGTCGAATCGGAAGGCATCAAAAGGGCCAGGGATTTAGGCATTAAAACCTCCATTGAAGGCGTCAATGCCGTCCTGGCCGAAAAGGACATCAAGATCGTCTTCGACGCCACTGGCGCCAAACCCCACCTCCAGCACGCACCACTGTTAAAAGAGGCGGGCAAAATTGCCATCGACCTGACGCCAGCCGCCGTCGGCCCCTATGTGGTACCCTGCGTCAACCTGGACCAGGTCAAGGCCGAGCCCAATCTCAATATGGTCACTTGCGGCGGCCAGGCGACGGTACCTATAGTTTACGCCATCAACCGCGCGGCCGGGGCAAAATATGCCGAGATCGTAGCCTGCATCGCCTCCAAAAGCGCCGGGCCGGGGACGCGCCAGAATATCGACGAATTCACCCAGACTACGGCCAAGGCCCTGGAGGTTGTGGGCGGGGCGAAGAAGGGCAAGGCTATTATTATTCTAAACCCCGCCGAACCCCCGATTATGATGACCAACACCGTTTACGTCGAAGTAGAAAAACCGGATGAGAAGGCCATTCAGGCCTCTGTGGAAGCCATGGTAAAGGAAATCCAGGGCTACGTGCCTGGCTATCGGCTCCGGGTGCCGCCGCTGCTTGATGGCAACAAAGTGACGGTCATCGTAGAAGTTGAAGGGGCCGGCGATTTCCTGCCTAAGTACTCCGGCAATCTCGACATCATCACCTCCGCTGCTGTGGCCGTAGCGGAAAAACTGGCCCAAAAGATTTTAGCAGGGGAAGTGGCAGCATGA